The Methanoculleus marisnigri JR1 genome window below encodes:
- a CDS encoding prephenate dehydrogenase/arogenate dehydrogenase family protein, with protein sequence MLAGIIGGTGQMGRFFAGVFQAAGWETIVSGTATSLTNRAVAETADLVMVSVPIRATVGVIREVAPLLSEEQVFCDLTSLKVEPVRAMLASRAEVIGLHPMFGPGAASLRGQTIVATPARCSPETLEGLLSVFRDQGAAITLSTPEDHDRMMAVIQGLTHFGTLAKAEAIRRTGADVAETLRFTSPVYRIEMGLVGRLLAQDAGLYGDMLQMNPAVPEVLAQFEEAVRTLREIVESGDAERFRDFFTANAGHYASYLRAATEETDDLISHVVSR encoded by the coding sequence ATGCTTGCAGGCATCATCGGCGGCACGGGACAGATGGGGCGGTTCTTTGCCGGGGTCTTTCAGGCCGCCGGCTGGGAGACGATTGTCTCGGGGACTGCGACCTCCCTCACGAACCGCGCCGTCGCGGAGACGGCAGATCTCGTCATGGTCTCGGTTCCCATCCGCGCCACCGTCGGGGTGATCCGCGAGGTCGCGCCGCTCCTCTCGGAGGAGCAGGTCTTCTGCGACCTCACCTCCCTCAAGGTCGAACCGGTCAGGGCGATGCTCGCCTCCCGTGCGGAGGTGATCGGGCTCCACCCGATGTTCGGGCCGGGTGCCGCGTCGCTCCGGGGCCAGACGATCGTCGCGACCCCGGCCAGGTGCAGCCCGGAGACCCTTGAAGGACTCTTATCCGTCTTCCGCGACCAGGGGGCGGCGATCACCCTCTCGACACCGGAAGACCACGACCGGATGATGGCGGTGATCCAGGGGCTCACCCACTTCGGGACGCTCGCGAAGGCGGAGGCCATCCGCCGGACCGGCGCCGACGTCGCGGAGACCCTCCGGTTCACGAGCCCCGTCTACCGGATCGAGATGGGGCTCGTCGGACGGCTCCTCGCCCAGGATGCGGGGCTCTACGGCGACATGCTGCAGATGAACCCGGCCGTCCCGGAAGTGCTTGCACAGTTCGAGGAGGCTGTCCGGACGCTCCGCGAGATCGTCGAGTCCGGGGACGCCGAACGGTTCCGGGACTTCTTTACCGCGAACGCCGGCCATTATGCCTCGTACCTCCGGGCCGCGACGGAAGAGACCGACGACCTCATCAGCCACGTGGTGAGCCGATGA
- a CDS encoding 3-dehydroquinate synthase II encodes MKLFWVDLRPWRKDLATTAIESGADALVVEDAERVRKLGRVTAIAENGDLVPGKDVFEIEIVDKESEEEALRLSREGLVIVRTGDWTVIPLENLVAQSDRIVAAVGNADEAKVALTVLERGTAGILLATDDPAEVRRVAKTIAGAGASVPLVPFEVTRIVPVGMGDRVCVDTCSILADGEGMLVGNTSSAFLMVHPETLENPYVAPRPFRVNAGAVHAYILLPGGKTAYLADLAVGDRVLVAEHTGPTHDAVVGRVKIERRPLLLVEAKAGDATVSLVLQNAETIRLVREDGTAVSVAALTVGDRVLGSVAEGGRHFGVAVKETILEK; translated from the coding sequence ATGAAACTCTTCTGGGTCGATCTCCGGCCGTGGAGGAAGGATCTCGCGACGACCGCGATCGAGAGCGGAGCAGACGCCCTGGTTGTCGAGGACGCAGAGCGCGTGCGAAAACTCGGCCGGGTGACGGCGATCGCGGAGAACGGCGATCTCGTCCCCGGAAAAGACGTCTTCGAGATCGAGATCGTCGACAAGGAATCCGAAGAGGAGGCGCTCCGGCTCTCCCGCGAGGGTCTTGTCATCGTCCGGACAGGAGACTGGACGGTCATCCCGCTCGAGAACCTCGTCGCGCAGTCCGACCGGATCGTCGCCGCGGTCGGGAACGCCGACGAGGCGAAGGTCGCCCTGACCGTCCTCGAACGCGGGACGGCGGGCATCCTTCTTGCGACCGACGATCCGGCGGAGGTCCGGCGGGTCGCGAAGACGATTGCCGGCGCCGGCGCGTCTGTTCCTCTCGTCCCGTTCGAGGTGACCCGGATTGTCCCCGTCGGGATGGGCGATAGGGTCTGCGTCGACACCTGCTCGATCCTCGCCGACGGAGAAGGGATGCTCGTCGGCAACACCTCCTCGGCGTTCCTGATGGTCCATCCCGAGACCCTGGAGAACCCTTACGTGGCGCCGCGCCCGTTCCGGGTGAACGCCGGGGCGGTGCACGCCTACATCCTCCTCCCCGGCGGGAAGACCGCGTACCTCGCCGACCTCGCGGTGGGTGACAGGGTGCTCGTCGCGGAGCATACCGGCCCGACCCACGACGCGGTCGTCGGCAGGGTGAAGATCGAGCGCCGCCCGCTCCTCCTCGTCGAGGCGAAGGCCGGCGACGCGACAGTGAGCCTGGTTCTCCAGAACGCCGAGACGATCCGGCTCGTCCGGGAGGACGGGACGGCCGTATCGGTCGCCGCCCTCACGGTCGGCGACAGGGTGCTCGGCAGCGTCGCGGAGGGCGGCCGGCACTTCGGCGTCGCCGTCAAAGAGACGATCCTGGAGAAGTGA
- a CDS encoding 2-amino-3,7-dideoxy-D-threo-hept-6-ulosonate synthase → MIGKEIRLERIMDRNTGRAVVIPMDHGFTMGQIEGLCNMTETVNAVSEGGANAIVLHKGMVKGGHRKHGKDIGLIVHLSASTSMNPDPNDKVIVCTVEEAVALGADAVSIHINLGAPNESRMLESAGEVVRDCNRWGIPLLIMIYPRGKGIDPTSPQSIGHCVRVAEELGADLIKTNYTGDPETFRRITAACSVPVMIAGGEKGGDMETLTTIRDAIDAGAAGVCMGRNAFQRDDPARFIAAISRVVHGRASPAEALETER, encoded by the coding sequence ATGATAGGAAAAGAGATCCGCCTTGAGCGGATAATGGACAGGAACACCGGCCGCGCCGTGGTCATTCCCATGGATCACGGGTTCACGATGGGCCAGATCGAAGGGCTCTGCAACATGACAGAGACGGTCAACGCGGTGAGCGAGGGCGGGGCAAATGCGATCGTCCTCCACAAGGGCATGGTGAAGGGAGGGCACCGGAAGCACGGAAAGGATATCGGGCTTATCGTGCACCTCTCCGCGAGCACATCGATGAACCCCGATCCCAATGATAAGGTAATCGTCTGCACCGTGGAGGAGGCGGTCGCGCTCGGTGCCGACGCGGTCTCGATCCACATCAACCTCGGCGCGCCCAACGAGTCACGGATGCTCGAATCGGCGGGCGAGGTGGTGCGGGACTGCAACCGCTGGGGGATACCGCTCCTGATCATGATCTACCCCCGCGGCAAGGGGATCGATCCCACCTCGCCGCAGTCGATCGGGCACTGCGTCCGGGTGGCGGAAGAGCTCGGGGCCGACCTGATCAAGACGAACTACACCGGGGATCCCGAGACGTTCCGCCGGATCACTGCCGCCTGCTCGGTGCCGGTGATGATCGCCGGCGGCGAGAAGGGCGGGGATATGGAGACGCTCACGACCATCCGCGACGCGATCGATGCGGGGGCGGCAGGCGTCTGTATGGGCAGGAACGCTTTCCAGCGCGACGACCCTGCCCGGTTCATCGCTGCGATATCACGGGTCGTGCATGGGAGAGCAAGTCCGGCCGAAGCCCTGGAGACTGAGCGATGA
- a CDS encoding 2-amino-3,7-dideoxy-D-threo-hept-6-ulosonate synthase: protein MRGKEIRLERIMDRNTGRTIIVPLDHGVTLGPIPGLVDVGRTIDLVAEGGANAVIGHVGLALHGHRGHGRDVGLIMHLSASTSIGPDPNDKVLVNTVTNALKMGADGVSVHINVGADSEAQMLEDLGRVAVTCMEWGMPLLAMMYPRGRKVADEHDLECVKLSARVAAELGADIVKTVYTGDADSFREVTRGCPVPVVVAGGSKTDDRAILDLVEGAMEGGAAGISIGRNAFQHPAPDRLIRAAALIIHEGRSAEEAVEILRT from the coding sequence ATGAGAGGAAAAGAGATTCGTCTGGAACGTATCATGGATCGGAACACCGGCAGGACCATCATCGTGCCGCTCGACCACGGGGTGACGCTCGGCCCTATCCCCGGGCTGGTCGACGTAGGGAGAACCATCGACCTCGTCGCCGAGGGCGGAGCGAACGCGGTCATCGGCCACGTTGGGCTTGCGCTGCACGGCCATAGGGGGCACGGGCGGGACGTCGGCCTCATCATGCATCTCTCGGCGAGCACCAGCATCGGCCCGGACCCGAACGACAAGGTGCTCGTCAACACCGTCACGAACGCCCTGAAGATGGGCGCCGACGGCGTCTCGGTGCACATCAACGTCGGCGCCGACTCCGAGGCACAGATGCTCGAGGACCTCGGGCGGGTTGCGGTCACGTGCATGGAGTGGGGGATGCCGCTCCTCGCGATGATGTACCCGCGGGGCAGGAAGGTCGCGGACGAGCACGACCTTGAGTGCGTCAAACTCTCCGCACGGGTGGCGGCGGAGCTCGGCGCCGATATCGTGAAGACCGTCTACACCGGGGATGCGGACTCGTTCCGCGAAGTAACGAGAGGATGCCCGGTGCCGGTCGTGGTCGCGGGCGGCTCGAAGACCGATGATCGGGCGATCCTCGATCTGGTCGAGGGTGCGATGGAGGGGGGTGCCGCCGGGATATCGATCGGGAGGAACGCCTTCCAGCACCCGGCGCCCGATCGTCTTATCCGTGCTGCAGCACTGATCATTCATGAAGGGCGGTCGGCAGAAGAAGCGGTTGAGATTCTCCGGACGTGA
- a CDS encoding multiprotein bridging factor aMBF1: MQCELCGAPIVGPSKTIQIEGAELCVCVRCAKHGTEVQQSRRRGAPQKKPGVAAPQGSRRRPRDVFDLMEGELVDDYADRIRAAREEKEWSTLDLAHAIKEREILVKKIEKGDLIPEDDVRKKLEKALNIRLIDSAEDSTSTGGPGRVTMTVGDVISFKKSRK; this comes from the coding sequence ATGCAGTGCGAACTATGCGGCGCTCCTATAGTGGGACCGTCGAAAACCATCCAGATCGAGGGTGCAGAACTCTGCGTCTGCGTTCGATGTGCGAAACACGGTACAGAAGTCCAGCAATCGCGACGAAGAGGTGCCCCGCAGAAGAAGCCGGGAGTCGCAGCCCCACAGGGCTCCAGGAGGAGGCCCCGGGACGTCTTTGACCTGATGGAAGGAGAACTCGTCGACGATTACGCCGACCGCATCCGCGCCGCCCGGGAAGAGAAGGAGTGGTCCACGCTCGACCTCGCACATGCGATCAAAGAGCGTGAGATCCTGGTCAAGAAGATCGAGAAGGGCGACCTCATCCCCGAAGACGATGTCCGGAAGAAACTCGAGAAAGCACTCAATATCAGGCTGATCGACTCGGCCGAAGACAGCACCTCCACGGGCGGACCCGGTCGGGTGACCATGACCGTCGGCGACGTCATATCGTTCAAGAAGAGCCGGAAATAA
- a CDS encoding proteasome-activating nucleotidase — protein sequence MGDIARQAPDKDTGEDIYQYLLERITNLENRNLELREQFRQMESEKRYVETQKIRYERELRKLKSEIEQLRSPPLVIGTVTDVIDNSRVIVRSSAGPRFLVRTSQLIDPDLLKPGVRCTLNQQSLAIVDVLPTSYDAQIYGMELVESPEETYENIGGLEPQIEEIREAVELPLTKPQLFEKVGISPPKGVLLYGPPGTGKTLLARAVAHQTNAHFLRVVGSELVQKYIGEGARLVRELFDLAKQRAPSIIFIDEIDAIGAHRNDSTTSGDREVQRTLMQLLAEMDGFDNRGDVKIVAATNRIDILDRALLRPGRFDRMIEIPLPDHQGRLAILKIHTQYMNIGEDVNLSEVSRLTEGKNGADLRAICMEAGMFAIRMERDAVNSEDFMKAIDKLALDFDRHHFHTTFGEMFA from the coding sequence ATGGGAGATATCGCTCGGCAGGCACCAGACAAGGATACCGGTGAAGACATCTACCAGTACCTCCTGGAACGGATTACGAACCTCGAAAACCGAAACCTGGAGCTACGCGAGCAGTTCCGCCAGATGGAGTCCGAGAAACGATACGTTGAGACCCAGAAGATCCGCTACGAACGGGAACTCCGAAAACTCAAGAGCGAGATCGAACAGCTGAGAAGCCCTCCTCTCGTGATCGGAACCGTTACCGACGTTATCGACAACAGCCGGGTGATCGTGCGAAGCAGTGCAGGACCGCGATTCCTGGTCCGTACGTCCCAGCTTATCGACCCCGATCTCCTCAAACCGGGTGTGCGGTGTACGCTCAACCAGCAGTCCCTCGCGATCGTGGATGTGCTCCCCACGAGCTACGACGCGCAGATCTACGGTATGGAGCTGGTGGAGTCCCCGGAGGAGACCTACGAGAACATCGGCGGCCTTGAACCGCAGATCGAGGAGATCCGGGAAGCCGTCGAGCTCCCCCTGACAAAACCGCAGCTCTTCGAGAAGGTCGGCATCTCCCCGCCGAAGGGCGTTCTCCTCTACGGCCCGCCCGGCACGGGGAAGACCCTCCTCGCGCGGGCGGTGGCCCACCAGACGAACGCGCATTTCCTCCGCGTGGTCGGTTCGGAGCTGGTGCAGAAGTACATCGGCGAGGGCGCCCGCCTGGTCCGGGAGCTCTTCGACCTCGCGAAGCAGAGGGCGCCGTCGATCATCTTCATCGACGAGATCGACGCAATCGGCGCGCACCGGAACGACTCGACCACCTCCGGCGACCGCGAGGTCCAGCGGACGCTGATGCAGCTCCTGGCGGAGATGGACGGGTTCGACAACCGCGGGGACGTCAAGATCGTCGCGGCGACCAACCGGATCGATATCCTCGATCGTGCCCTCCTCCGCCCGGGCCGGTTCGATCGGATGATTGAGATCCCGCTCCCCGACCACCAGGGGAGGCTTGCGATCTTAAAGATCCACACCCAGTACATGAACATCGGCGAAGACGTCAACCTCTCGGAGGTCTCGCGGCTCACGGAAGGCAAGAACGGTGCCGACCTCCGGGCGATATGCATGGAGGCGGGGATGTTCGCCATCAGGATGGAGCGCGATGCGGTCAACAGCGAAGATTTCATGAAGGCGATCGACAAACTCGCGCTTGACTTCGATCGCCACCACTTCCACACCACCTTCGGCGAGATGTTCGCCTGA
- a CDS encoding GNAT family N-acetyltransferase, producing MQHAWIGGGLRFSYCTEHDLPAISRMLAKESVCRWLFFGPNTDEATRSYFLPLIEEMRTAFRAGRMPDHHVFTVRLEDTGDFVGQCALFPIDFSPGSFLIGYQLDDACWKRGYGTRACTFLVYFAFTVLDGYRLNGDTVAGNTTSQRVMESCGFVLEGIQRQYWHAGGEYHDRLIFGLLKTDLAPERLSGLGEMFTTEHSAEV from the coding sequence ATGCAACACGCCTGGATCGGCGGCGGTCTGAGGTTCTCCTACTGCACCGAGCACGACCTTCCCGCTATATCCCGGATGCTCGCGAAGGAGTCGGTCTGCAGGTGGCTGTTTTTCGGGCCGAATACGGATGAGGCCACGCGATCCTATTTCCTCCCCCTGATCGAGGAGATGCGGACGGCGTTCCGGGCGGGAAGGATGCCGGATCACCATGTCTTCACGGTAAGACTGGAGGATACCGGGGACTTCGTCGGGCAGTGTGCACTGTTTCCGATCGATTTCAGCCCCGGATCGTTTCTGATCGGCTACCAGCTCGACGACGCGTGCTGGAAAAGAGGCTACGGCACCCGGGCCTGCACCTTTCTGGTCTACTTCGCGTTCACCGTGCTCGACGGTTACCGGCTGAACGGCGACACCGTTGCCGGCAATACGACATCACAGCGGGTGATGGAGAGTTGCGGTTTTGTCCTGGAGGGTATCCAGAGGCAGTACTGGCATGCCGGGGGCGAATATCACGATCGTCTGATCTTCGGCCTTCTAAAGACCGATCTTGCCCCGGAACGCCTGTCGGGACTGGGGGAGATGTTCACGACAGAGCATTCGGCTGAGGTTTAA
- a CDS encoding DUF5804 family protein has translation MKETLSTSRAHNYAMNVLLIQSEGVDLYDTLLKSETSRGVLRFYQPDRLAYGIRIRTASLGSALALVSELRWYIQRYVDEVLFEPGDGIFCSSGLARQIYERDVMPAEPWRYRCLYRIVGDHMVDTIWMDEGTTPEAYADRTDPEDTVLEIWCAEEEYPAE, from the coding sequence TTGAAGGAAACCTTATCGACCTCACGCGCCCACAACTATGCAATGAACGTCCTCCTCATTCAGTCGGAGGGGGTTGACCTCTACGACACCCTGCTCAAGTCCGAGACCAGCAGAGGCGTTCTCCGTTTTTATCAGCCTGACCGGCTCGCGTACGGCATACGGATCAGAACGGCGTCGCTCGGGAGTGCGCTCGCCCTCGTCTCCGAACTCCGGTGGTATATCCAGCGCTACGTCGATGAGGTTCTCTTCGAGCCCGGAGACGGTATATTCTGCTCGTCCGGGCTTGCCCGGCAGATCTACGAGCGGGACGTGATGCCTGCCGAACCGTGGAGGTACCGCTGTCTCTACCGGATCGTGGGCGACCACATGGTCGACACCATATGGATGGACGAGGGCACGACGCCGGAGGCGTATGCCGACCGGACAGACCCTGAGGATACGGTGCTCGAGATCTGGTGCGCCGAAGAGGAGTACCCGGCAGAGTAG
- a CDS encoding proteasome-activating nucleotidase, with protein sequence MSDMDETIGNTPGSEHDMLTLQIQDLKAQILDYKLKNELLEKELLQLRKENAQLKRVPLFVAAVVDVLENGEVYLRQQGNNQEYVTAVSEKLHRTLKPGMKVAVNNTLSIVKTIGNIFDARVRVMELDEQPSVTFEQVGGLKEEIEEVREAVEYPLTKPEIYERVGVEPPKGILLYGPPGTGKTLIAKAVARQSQARFIRMSGSELVHKYIGEGAQLVRELFILARERAPAIVFIDEIDAIGSMRTNDGTSGSAEVQRTLMQLLAEMDGFGNRGNIRIMAATNRIDMLDPALLRPGRFDRIIEVPLPDAGARLEILKIHTAKMSLAGSVDLPSLAELAGDTTGAELQAICREAGMMAIRRDADAVEREDFLAAIKKVKRETAAPDSRMYL encoded by the coding sequence ATGAGTGACATGGACGAAACCATTGGCAACACTCCCGGCAGCGAGCACGACATGCTTACTCTCCAGATCCAGGACCTGAAGGCACAGATCCTGGACTACAAACTCAAGAACGAGTTGCTGGAAAAGGAGCTTCTGCAGCTCCGGAAAGAGAACGCCCAGTTAAAACGGGTGCCGCTGTTTGTTGCCGCTGTGGTCGATGTACTTGAGAACGGCGAAGTGTATCTCCGGCAGCAGGGCAACAACCAGGAATACGTCACCGCGGTCAGCGAGAAACTCCACCGCACCCTCAAACCCGGGATGAAGGTGGCGGTGAACAACACCCTCTCCATCGTCAAGACGATCGGCAACATCTTCGACGCGAGAGTCAGGGTCATGGAACTCGACGAGCAGCCGAGCGTGACGTTCGAGCAGGTCGGCGGCCTGAAGGAGGAGATCGAGGAGGTCCGGGAAGCGGTCGAGTACCCGCTCACGAAGCCCGAGATCTACGAGCGCGTGGGCGTCGAGCCCCCGAAGGGCATCCTCCTCTACGGCCCGCCCGGCACGGGAAAGACCCTGATTGCAAAGGCGGTTGCCCGCCAGTCCCAGGCACGGTTCATCAGGATGTCCGGGAGCGAACTCGTCCACAAGTACATCGGGGAAGGGGCGCAGCTCGTGCGCGAGCTCTTTATCCTCGCCCGGGAGCGCGCCCCGGCGATCGTCTTCATCGACGAGATCGACGCGATCGGGAGCATGCGAACGAACGACGGGACCTCCGGGAGCGCCGAGGTCCAGCGGACGCTGATGCAGCTCCTGGCCGAGATGGACGGGTTCGGGAACCGCGGCAATATTCGGATCATGGCGGCGACGAACCGGATCGATATGCTTGACCCGGCCCTCCTCCGCCCCGGCCGGTTCGACCGGATCATCGAGGTTCCGCTGCCCGATGCCGGAGCACGCCTCGAGATCTTAAAGATCCACACCGCGAAGATGTCGCTTGCCGGGAGCGTTGACCTCCCCTCACTTGCGGAGCTCGCCGGAGACACCACCGGCGCCGAGCTGCAGGCGATCTGCCGCGAGGCCGGGATGATGGCGATCCGGCGGGATGCCGATGCCGTCGAGCGCGAAGACTTCCTCGCGGCAATAAAGAAGGTGAAGCGCGAGACGGCGGCGCCGGACAGCCGCATGTATCTCTGA
- a CDS encoding DUF126 domain-containing protein, whose product MQGRSISRGIGTGELLVSSEPISFLSGVDPETGIVVEHGHPLEGQSIAGRVLAFPYGKGSTVGSYVIYALKQNGLAPAAIINTETEPIIAVGAIIAEIPMIDRLPPEFSDLPPGTTVTVNGDTGEVSCDGTS is encoded by the coding sequence ATGCAAGGCAGAAGCATATCCAGGGGTATCGGAACCGGAGAACTCCTCGTTTCATCCGAACCCATATCGTTCCTCTCGGGTGTCGACCCCGAGACCGGCATCGTCGTCGAGCACGGGCACCCGCTCGAGGGGCAATCCATCGCCGGACGGGTGCTGGCCTTCCCCTACGGGAAGGGTTCGACGGTCGGATCCTACGTGATCTACGCGCTGAAACAGAACGGGCTCGCCCCCGCCGCGATCATCAATACGGAAACCGAACCGATCATCGCGGTCGGCGCAATCATCGCGGAGATCCCCATGATCGACCGCCTCCCGCCGGAGTTCTCCGATCTCCCGCCCGGCACCACCGTGACGGTGAACGGCGATACGGGCGAGGTCTCCTGCGACGGGACTTCGTGA
- a CDS encoding J domain-containing protein: protein METHYEILGVSSDAAPDEIRAAYRSLAKQYHPDINHDPDAGERFIAIQQAYETLIDPDARARYDLALRGGATAGPHDAYQRYRSDGQTVWARGFSWNGPAPASRIGRLGVLLFLFLGGVLIVFMLVLSLLVRAVFGGKRQQDS, encoded by the coding sequence GTGGAGACCCATTACGAGATCCTGGGCGTCTCCAGTGATGCCGCGCCCGACGAGATCCGGGCGGCCTACCGGAGTCTCGCGAAACAGTACCACCCGGACATAAACCACGACCCGGATGCAGGCGAGCGGTTCATCGCGATCCAGCAGGCCTACGAGACGTTGATCGACCCCGATGCCCGGGCGCGCTACGACCTCGCTCTCCGGGGCGGCGCCACAGCAGGACCGCATGACGCATACCAGCGGTACCGTTCCGACGGGCAGACAGTCTGGGCGCGGGGATTCTCATGGAACGGGCCGGCACCGGCTTCCCGGATCGGCAGGCTCGGCGTTCTGCTTTTCCTCTTCCTCGGAGGGGTCCTGATCGTCTTCATGCTCGTCCTGTCACTCCTCGTTCGTGCCGTCTTTGGCGGCAAACGGCAGCAGGATTCCTGA
- a CDS encoding rubredoxin: MEKVKRYRCKYCNYIYSPMRGEPHRGIPAGTAFEDVPEDYVCPVCGATGKGQIGKWGFELWEPTKYVCKICGYVYDKKRGEPLRGYPKGTAFEDLPEDYVCPVCGMDPQISKFHGPVGKSQFEPILDV; this comes from the coding sequence ATGGAGAAAGTGAAACGATACCGGTGCAAGTACTGCAACTACATCTACTCCCCGATGCGGGGTGAGCCGCACCGCGGCATCCCGGCGGGTACCGCGTTTGAAGACGTGCCGGAGGACTACGTATGCCCTGTCTGCGGTGCGACCGGAAAGGGACAGATCGGGAAGTGGGGGTTCGAGCTCTGGGAGCCGACCAAGTACGTCTGCAAGATCTGCGGCTACGTCTACGACAAAAAGCGCGGCGAGCCCCTCCGCGGCTATCCGAAGGGCACCGCATTCGAGGATTTGCCGGAGGACTACGTATGCCCGGTCTGCGGGATGGATCCGCAGATCTCGAAGTTCCACGGTCCGGTCGGCAAATCGCAGTTCGAACCCATCCTGGACGTCTAA